The proteins below come from a single Panicum hallii strain FIL2 chromosome 7, PHallii_v3.1, whole genome shotgun sequence genomic window:
- the LOC112900446 gene encoding uncharacterized protein LOC112900446 has protein sequence MEDHGGHPLLHGGHQLQPTAGAATLAYAWDYTAGAPFDDHDAAAGGGGQLDSCALSTASELRRALVRALAELDASRAAHQAELRRMESEAARLAALVASAAAERDELRRHCHSLLLLLHHQAQATAAPPAPTPSLHAAGVLGGSGGGAAAVTDEHAPDAAACVDDTELEMALARRLPEKGRLVEAVVSAGPLLQTLLLAGPLPRWRHPPPAAPADIPPFNPGRQSPLKTDGSNSSSSASAGSSSPESNCSGGPPPAAAHALPSFHMSPFCM, from the coding sequence ATGGAAGACCACGGCGGCCACCCTTTGCTCCACGGCGGCCACCAGCTCCAGCCCACCGCTGGCGCCGCCACGCTTGCCTACGCGTGGGACTACACGGCCGGCGCTCCGTTCGACGAccacgacgccgccgccggcggtggcggccaGCTGGACTCCTGCGCGTTGTCGACGGCGTCGGAACTTCGGCGGGCGCTGGTTCGCGCGCTGGCGGAGCTCGACGCGTCGCGCGCCGCGCACCAGGCGGAGCTCCGGCGCATGGAGTCCGAGGCCGCGCGGCTCGCCGCGCTCGTGGCGTCCGCGGCCGCCGAGCgggacgagctccggcgacaCTGCCACtccctcctgctcctcctccaccaccagGCCCAGGCGACGgcagcgccgccggcgcctACTCCGAGCCTCCACGCCGCCGGCGTTCTCGGAGGAAGCGGaggaggcgccgccgccgtcacggACGAGCACGCGCCGGACGCCGCGGCCTGCGTCGACGACACGGAGCTGGAAATGGCGCTCGCGCGGCGGCTGCCCGAGAAGGGCCGCCTGGTTGAGGCCGTGGTGTCGGCCGGGCCACTGCTCCAGACGCTACTCCTCGCCGGCCCGCTCCCGAGGTGGCGCCAcccgcccccggccgcgccggCCGACATCCCACCGTTCAACCCCGGCCGCCAGAGCCCTCTCAAGACCGACGGCTCCAACTCCTCCTCGTCGGCCTCGGCAGGCTCATCGTCGCCAGAGAGCAATTGCAGCGGTGGGCCTCCGCCTGCGGCGGCGCATGCGCTTCCGTCGTTTCACATGAGCCCCTTCTGCATGTAG